In the genome of bacterium SCSIO 12827, the window CCGTTCGCCCAGGCATTTATCAAGGGCGATGCGGGTGCTGTTGACCGGGCTCGGGACAATCATGGGAACGCGGGCGACGGTGTCCAGCGGCACGCGGTCGCCCAGCGCTGCTCCCGGCGGGCTGACCAGCAGCAGGTCTTCAATCCATAGTCCCATGGCCGCCATGCCGGGCGGCGGGGTTTCCTGATAGAGCACGGACATGTCGAGCTGCCCTTTCTCCGCCATGTCGGTCAGCACGGCGCTGTAGCCTTCCGTGATCTGCAGTTCGATCTGCGGGTGTTCGGCGTTCAGGCGGGCGATTAGGGGCAGGCAAAGGATCGCCGCCGCACTGTTGGGAAAGCCGACGGAAACGGTCCCGGCCAGGCTCTCCTCCGCCGCCGTGACGAGCGAGCGCGCCTCCGCCACCTGGCGCAGGATGATCTGCGCCTGGCGGTAGAACTGGCGCCCGGCGGCCGTGGGTGTCACGCCCTGGCGCGAGCGGTGCAGCAATTGCGCCTTTACGTCCTGCTCCAGGATCGCCAACTGCTGGCTCAGCGCCGGCTGGGCCAGGCCCAGGTCCTGGGCGGCGCGGGAAATACTGCCGGCGTCGACGATGCGGACGAAATATTCCAGGCGGCGGGTTTCCATGGGCGATGCCTTGTTAAGGGTGCGGGGGCATTGTCATCCGCCGGCCCGCCCAGGGCCATAAGAAAATCATATATGCCTATCCGGCCTTCCTGTTTCACCGCCCCGCGGCGACCTGATAGCAACGGGGCAACGGCGCCGATCCAGGCCGCGCCGATCGGAGGAAACCATGCCGGAAACCGCCCGCCGAACCTTCCTATTGCTGCCGGGCCACGAACCCCGCAAGACCGCCAAGGCGGCGACCCTGGCCATTGACGCCGTGATCTTCGACATGGAAGACGGCGTGCCGCCGACCCATAAGCAGGCGGCGCGCGACGGCATCCACGCCGCCCTGGCGACTGTTGATTACGGTCGCCGGGAACGCATGGTGCGCATCAACGGCATCGACACGGACCTGTGGCAAGAAGACTTGGACGCTCTGGCCGGCCTGCCCATCAACGGTCTGTACATCCCCAAGGTCGAAGACCCGGCACAGATCACCGAGCTTCGCCGGTATCTGGACGGCACGGACGGGCCGCTTGTCCGGGCGGCCCTGTTCGCGACGGTGGAGACGGCGTTGGGCCTAACGCGGGTTGAAGACATCGCCGCCGCCGCGGGCCTGACGGGATTGTTCTTCGGATCGGGCGATTACAGCCTGTCCACGGGGATCGAGATTTCCCGGGATTCACTTTTGTACCCCCGCTCCCGCATCGCCGTGGCCGCCGCCGCCAACGGGCTGCAGGCGGTCGACGTCGCCTATTTCAAGGATGTGAAGGACGGCGCCCGCGCCCGCGAGGATGCCCTGGATGCCCGCGCCCTCGGCTTCACCGGCAAGGTCGTGTTCCATCCTAATCAGATCGACCCGGTGAACGACGTCTTCACCCCGGGCGACGGCGAGATCGCCCATGCGGAAAAAATCCTGGCCGCCTTCGAGGCGTCGAAGGGATCGGGCCGGGGCGTGTTCATGGTCGACGGCGATTTCGTCGCCGTCGACATCGCCTTGATGGCGGAAAAGGTCCTGCGGCGGGCCGGGCGGCTGGCGACGCCGATTACCAAAGGAAACGATGATGACTGATCAGAACGAAGACGCGCGCGCGGGCCTGCCGCTTTCCGGGGTGCGGGTGCTGGACATCGCGACCATGGGGGCCGGGCCCCTGGCGGCGACCTTCCTGGCCGACTTCGGGGCCGACGTGATCAAGGTCGAACATCCGGAAAACGGCGACCATATCCGCGCCTTCGGCATGAAAAAGGACGGCATCTCGCTGTACTGGAAGACCATAAGCCGCAACAAGCGGGCAGTGACCCTGAACCTGAAACATGCGGACGGTCAGGACCTGTTGAAGGAACTGGTCAAATCAGCGGATGTGGTGGTCGAGAATTTCCGCCCCGGCACGCTGGAAAAATGGAACATCGGTTATGAGGACCTGGCCAAGGTTAACCCGTCCCTGGTCATGCTGCGCACCACCGGCTTCGGGCAGACCGGTCCCTATTCCAGCCTGCCCGGGTTCGGCACCCTGGCCGAGGCCATGAGCGGCTTTGCGTCGATCACCGGCACGCCGGACACGCCGCCCCTGCTGCCGCAACTGGCGCTGGCCGACGGGGTCTGCGGTGCCTTCGGCGCCTATGGGGTGATGGTCGCCCTGCACGCCCGCGACCGTGATCCGGAAAAGCGCGGCCAGGTCGTCGATGCCAGCATCTGCGAATCCATGTCGCGGCTGATGGAAAGCGTCTACCTGGAATACGACCAGCTGGGCGCGGTGCGTCAGCGCCACGGCAACCGCCTGCCCGACGCCGCGCCGCGCGGCGCCTATGAAAGTGCCGAGAAGGGTAAATACGTCGCGCTCTCGGGCAGTGCCCAGCCCGTGGCCATGCGCCTGCTCGAGGTCATCGGCGGGCCGGACCTGGCCGCCGATCTCCGGTTCGCGACCAATGCGGGCCGGATCGAGAATATCGAGGAACTGGACGGCCTCATCGCATCCTGGATGAAGCAGCACCCCCGCGACGAAGCGGTGGACATCCTGCGCCGCCATCAGGTCGCGGCGGGCCCGGTCTACGACGTTGCCGACCTGTTCGCCGACCCGCACTACAAGGCGCGAGAGGCTCTGGTTTCCATCCCCGACCCGGACCTGGGGCAGTTGACGGTGCACAACGTTATGCCGCGCCTGTCGCGCACGGACGGCAAGGTGCTGTTCACCGGCCGCGACAAAGGGGCCGACAACGGCGATATTTACGGGCGGGAACTGGGATTGGATGCGGCGCGGCTCGACACCCTGCGCAAGGCGGGCGCCATCTGACCGCGGTCAGAAGATGGCCGACAGAGAGATCGAGCCGAACTGGCTCGGCACCCGTTGGCCTTCGAATTCGCGGGTCCGGTAGATCTGCGTGAATGACAGGCGGGCATAGCCCAGGGTGAATTCGATGCCGCCCTGGAAATCCAGAACGAAGTTCTTCTTATCGACGCTGCGGCTGTCGCCAATGGTGTTGCCGTCGAGGAAGATGTTGCGCGCCACGGCGCGGCCTTCGATGCCGGCGAACAGGTTCCAGCCGAATTGCCCCTTGGCGCGGACGATGGCGGCGGCGGGCAGGGACGGGCGGATGAACGGCGCGCCGTAAGTCAGGCCCAGGTTCTGACCCAGGCGGACGGAGGCGCCGACCGATGCCTGGGTCAGCACGTTGCCGAGCGCGACGCCGGCGTTGGGCGTCACGTCCAGTTCGACGAAATGGTCAGGGCCCAAAATCGGTTGGCGCAGGCGTGCCTGATAGCTGAGCATGACCCCCGGCTCGTTATGCAGCTGCTTGCCCCAGCCGCGCGGCAGGCCGACGCCGATCAGCGAGTGCCAGCGGCGCTGGGTATAGCCGCCGAGCGAGGCCGGACCAACGATGCCGAGGTCGAGCGACACGTTCTGCAACAGGTTGGAATCGGGTTTTTCCACGATCGCTCCGACGGAGCCGAACAGCCAGCCTGCATAGGGGCGGTCCGTGGGATCAGGATTGGGGCGGGTGGTATCCTCGGGCGTGAACATCTGCTGACCCAAGGCGACGACGAAGGTCGAATTGCCGTCCGGGTCGACCCCCGGGATCATGCCCATGAGGTCCTTGAACCATTCCGGTTCCCACTTGTCCTTGGGCACGAAGGTGATCTGCACGCCCTGGGTGTAGTACTGGTCCGTGCCGGCACCGAATAGATCGTTCTCGACCTGCAGCACAAAGGTGCCGGGGCGTTCGTCGTCGCCGTCCGCCGCCCGGACGTCGTCGGTCACGGCCAATGCCAGCGTTGCCGCCAGCACCGCCGAAAGCCCGACTCGTGAATAAATTCCGCCCGTCATGGCGCCAACTTAGCAGACTGTTGATGGCAAACCGAAGGCAGGATTTCACTCTCAAGTTCGTGGCTAAGGGCGGCAGCGAATATGAATTTCATGCCCTGAAGTGTTTGTATACACTTCCGCCGCCGCGGAGCCATTGGAGCAAGCTGGGATGTTTAGAGTTGCCGAATCCATTTCTTTGTTTCCGACTCAGGTCTGGTCCTTCGATGTCGAGCCGGAAAGGTGGCGGCCCATCAATGGGGCGGTAATGGGCCGAGTCCACGAAGTCCTTGAGGAATTGCCACGGTCCTCTGAAAGCTATTCATCTCAAAGCGAACCGACCCTGCACGAGAACGCGGATATGTATGATCTGAATGAGATCGTCATCGCCGCCGGCAACGAGGTATGCCGCGAGATGGAGATCATCTACGAGCGGCTTCTCATAACAAGTTGCTGGGTCAATATCGGTAGGCCCGGCGTGGTCCACAAGGAACACGCCCACCCCAACAATTTCCTGAGCGTCGTCTTTTACGTGAATGTGCCTGTAGGCGGCAGTTCCATCACGTTTTCCGACCCCCGGGTTCAGGCGAACGTGATCGTACCGCGCACCCGGCGTGTTACGCCTCTGACGGCGAAAAGCGTGTCGCTCGAAGCGGTTACTGGGCGTCTTTTGATCTTTCCGGCTTGGCTGCGTCATTCGGTCAAGGCGAACGACAGCAACGAACTCCGCGTCAGCATCTCCTATGATCTGCAGTTTGACAACTACACCTTGTCCATGGCGCCGGCCATGTTCCCGGGAAATTTCCGCTACAATCGTACCTGAGGGCACAGCAGCCCTATGGCGGGATTGGCCTCCCGCGAGGCAGCCGGTAGGATGGGGTCATGGTCGAAATCTATATCGATGCGGACGCCTGCCCGGTCAAGGACGAGGTCTTGCGCGTCGCCGCGCGCCACGGCATCCGCACCCGCATGGTGTCCGACGGCGGCATTCGCCCGTCCCGCGATCCCTTGGTCGAGGTCATTATCGTGACCCGGGGAGCGGACGCGGCCGATGACTGGATCGCCGACCGTATCGGCTCCAAGGACATCTGCGTGACCAACGATATCCCGCTTGCCGCGCGCTGTCTGGAAAAGGGGGCGCAGGCGATCAAGCCCACCGGCGACCCTTTCACCGAGGACGGCATCGGCATGGCCCTGGCCAACCGGGAGTTGATGCAGACGCTGCGCGAAACGGGGCAGGTCACCGGCGGCCCCCGTCCCTTCGCCAAGTCCGACCGATCGCGCTTTCTCGACCGTTTGGAGGTCATGGTCCAGGCCGCCAAGCGGCAGTGACCCGGACCGGCTAAGGACAATCCGTCTTCGGAAATTGGCTCTGGGATGGAAGGCTTCCCATTGCCATGATCGCATTCAAGACCCGAGTATGAGGGAATGACAGGAGATTCGACGACGATGACGACCGAGACGCTGGGCCGACGGCTTTTTACCTATGCGGTGATCACCGACACGCACCTGAACCAGGGTGAAGAGGAATGCAATTCGCCGTTCGAGGTCAACAAGCTTGCCAATGGCCGCATGCGCCACGTGGTGCGCGACCTGAACACGCGCGAGGTCGATTTCGTCCTCCACCTGGGTGATCTGTTGCACCCCGTCCCCCACATCCCGCATCTTTATGAGCAGGCGGCGCAGTGTTTCAAGGACCAGGTCAAGGATCTGCGCCACAAGCTCTACGTTATTCCCGGCAACCACGATGTCGGCGACAAGCCCGTGGATTGGTGTCCGGCGGGTATGGTGCGGCCCGAATTCCTGGAGCTGTGGGATCAGCATTTCGGCCCCAATTACCAGGCCTTCGATCACGGCAAGGTCCGCTTCATTCTGATTGATGCACAGATCATCAATTCGGGACTGGCGGCGGAAGCCGAGCAGAGAGCCTGGTTGGAGGCGGAACTGGCGGCGGCGGAAGCCGCGGGCCAGCGTGTCTTCCTCAACACCCACTACCCGCCCTATCTGACCTATCCGGACGAGGACGAGCATTACGACAACATCGGCGAGCCGGGCCGGTCGTGGTTCTTGGAACTTCTGGAAAAGCACAAGGTGGAGGCCCTGTTCGCGGGCCATGTCCATAATTTCTGGTACCACCGGCATGGGGCGACGCAATGCTGGCTGCTGCCGTCCACGGCCTTCGTCCGTCAGGACTATTCGGAAATGTACCGCGCGGCCCCCCCGCCCGAGTTCGAGGCCGGGCGCAACGATTGGAACAAGCTGGGCTATTTCATCGTCCACGTGCACGAGAACGGCCATCTCTGCGATATCGTGCGGACCTACGGCACCAGTGTGGAGCCGGATGCCCCCGTGGCGGCCGTGCCCGATACCGTGACGCCGGTCCATCCGTTGATGAGCCCGGTCACCCGGTTCGGCTTCGACATGCGTCAGAACTGGCTTGAGGTCATCGAGATTCCGCCCTCCGGCGGCCTGGATGAATTCGACCGTAAGCGCACGCGCAACGATTATGCCCTGATGGCGCTGATGGAAATGGGCGTGCGCCGCCTGCGCATTCCCGCCCGTGATCTGCTCGACCCGGGCCACCGGGCGCGCCTGGACGTGCTGTCGGACCTGGGCTTCCTGTTCACCCTGTTTTCCTTCGACGCACCGGATGCGGAGCTTGCGGCAGCGGTCAAAGGCGCCAAGGGCCTGATCGATATCTGGGAGGTCGCGCAGAACCTTGCGGACCTGCCCGACGTCGCCGCCGCGGCACTGCCGGTGGCCGAGGCCGCGGGCGTCGACCTTTATCTCTCCAAGCTGCGATCCAAGGACGAGATGGAGCGGGGCGGTGAGAAGTATTTTCACATGATCAACCACGGCTTCACCCCGGACGAGGACGACCAGATCGCCCGCGCGGCGGCGATCCCGGGGGTCAAGGGCATCGTGTTCCGTGTCGCCGGGGAAACCCCGCCCGCGGAAGCAACGGCGGCGGCGCTCAAGGCGGCGTCCCCCCATGGGCTCAAGGTCTCTCTGCATATCCGCATGTCGATCGGCAGCCCGGGCACGGCACAGGCGGATGAACCCTGGGTCGCGGCGCGCGTGGCCGAGGCCCTGGCGGCGGCCCATGCCAATGCCGATGCCCATGTTTATTGCGACACCTTCTCCGACGTCGACCGCGGCTATTTCGCGCGGCAAGGCGTGGTCGACCGGCTGTACAACCCGCGCCCGGCCTTCCATGTCCTGCGCCATCTGACCGGCGCCCTGGCGGCGGCGGGCGGCGGCGTCTGGGCGGTCAAGGCCGGGGCCGCGACGGTCACCGGCGGCTCGGCCGACGGGGCCGGTACGCTCATCGATCTGGCGACCGGCCAGGTGCAGCCGGGAGGTGCCGACGCCCTTGCCAAGGCCTCCGGGCCGGCAGCCTGGATTGCGGGCCAGTGACCAAGGGCGCCTTGCCGCTTTCGGGCGTGCGCGTGCTGGACGCCAGCCACGTCCTGGCAGGGCCTTTCGCGACCTATCAACTCTGCCTCATGGGGGCGGACGCGATCCGGGTGGAACGCATCGGCGGCGACGACTTCGTGCGCCGCCATGGCGGCTCGGCCGACCTGCGCGCCCAGGGCATGGGCGGGTCCTTCTCGGCCCAGAATGCGGGCAAGGCCTGCATCCTCATGGACCTCAAGGTGCCGGGTGGCCGGGATCTGTTTCTCAAACTGGCGGCAACCTGCGACGTGGTCATGGAAAACTACCGGCCCGGCGTCATGGACCGCCTGGGCGTGGGCTATGACGACGTCAAGGCCGTGAAGCGGGACATCGTCTATTGCTCGCTCACGGGCTATGGGCCCGAGGGGCCGCTTTCCGGCGTGCCCGCTTACGACCATATCGTGCAGGGCATGTCCGGCCTGATGAGCATGACCGGAACGGAACAATCCGGCCCGCAGCGGGTCGGCCTGCCGATCACCGATTACATCGCCGGGCTGACGGCGGCGCTGGCGGTTTCGGGCGCCCTGCACCAGTTGCGCCAGACCGGTGAGGGACAGCATCTTTACGTGCCCATGCTGTCTTCGGTCCTGGCCATGATGGGCTCCTTCGCCATCGACGTGCAGACCGACGGCCGCGAACGGGGCCTGATGGGCAACACGCCGTTCAGCGGCAGCCCCTTCGCCGGGCGCTTCGATACGGCCGACGGGCACCTGGTCATCACCGCCAATACCTCGGCCCAGGCGGTGCGCATGGTGGCCGCACTCGGCCTGGACGATCTAGCGCCGCTTGCCGGCAGCACCGCGCCCGACGCCCTAAACGACGCCGACCGCGCGCGGGTGGCGGCGGCGTTGGACCGCGTGTTCCGCACGCGCCCGGCGACAGAATGGGAAACGATCCTGGCCGATGCCGCCGTGCCCGCGGGCAAGGTGCGGGGGCTGGGTGAGATTCTGAATCACCCGCAGACGGCGGCGTCGGGCTGTCTCGACGATCTGCCCCTGCCGGGGCTGGATGCGCCGGTGAAGGTGCCGGGCCTGGGCTTTACCTCCGACGCCTGGTCGCGTCGTCCCCTGACACAGCCCGAAGGCGAGGGCGAAAGCACCCGCCGGGTGCTGGCGGACCTGGGGCTGACCGACAAGGAAATTGACGATCTTGCCCGCGCGGGGGCCGTCGCCGGGCCGGACCTGCCGCCCCGGAATTCCTAGCTCAACACATCCTTGCGCGCCCGAAGGATGGTCATCACCGCCCGGTCGCGCCAGGCGGCGCGGGCGTCCTTCTGGTCCAGCGGCAGGGCGGCGCGCCGTTCCGCCGCGACCATGGCGACCATCTCATCCGTCCAGGGATCGTTCTGGCCTCGCTCCGCACCCAACCGTGCATAGGACGGGCCCATGCGTTTGGCGTGGGCTTCGATACCGCCCTGGGCGTTAAGGTCGGCGTTTTCAAACGGCCCGGTCACGGCCAGGCGGATGCCCATGCCGTCGCGCACGATGCGGTCGATGTCGGCCGCCGTGGTTACTCCGTCACGGACCAGGCAATAGGCCTCGCGCAAAAGCGCGCCCTGCAGGCGATTGAACACGAAACCTTCGACTTCCTTGTTGACCGCGATCGGCGCCATGGCGGCGCGCTCCAGCAGCGCGTTGCAGCGGGCGACCGCGCCGGGGGTGGTGAAGGGCGCGGGCACGACCTCAACCACCCGGATCAGGAACGGCGGGTTGCCAGGATGCAGGACCAGACAGCGTTCGCGACCCTGGACGTGGTCGAACAGGCGCGACGGTTCGATGAACGAGGTTGAACTGGCGATGGTGCAGGTCGCGGGCGCGATCTCGGCGATGCGGGCCAGCAGGTCGCGTTTGAGGGTCAGATCTTCCGGGGCGTTTTCCTGCACATGATCGGCGCCGTCCAGTGCCGCGTCCAATTCCGCCGCCGGGGTGATGCGGGTCATGATGTCGTCCACGTCGCCGTCGATCAGGCCGTAAGCCGCCAGATCGCTTAGCCGTGCCCGCGCCATGTCCAGGGCGGCGGGCAGGCGTGCGGCGTCAGCATCATATAACCGCACCGACATGCCGGCAGCGGCGAACACCACGGCCCAGGCGGTGCCGATGGTGCCGGCGCCGATCAGGGTGATGATGGGGGAGGGAACTGCGGTGGTCATGATTATGATTTCCTTTGGCCGTGAATGGGGCCGTGTCATGCCCGGAAAACCGGGATCGTCGGAAAAGTTGTAATGTAAAATAACAAATGTATTGGGCGAGTTATGAGGGCGACCTGAACTTTCGAGACGTTCTTTAGGTATCTTGGGCGCGGTCGGTGACGCGGCGGCGCGACCGTTCGATGTGGAATTGCATGGCGACCTGCGCTGCCTCCGGTTCCTGGCCCTGGATGGCCTCAAGGATCAGGGTATGTTCGTTGAGAACCTGTAGAATGCGCTCGCGGGACCCCGTGCGCGTCAGGTTGAGGGACACGTTCATGAACCCGACGATGGAATTATGGATGGGGGCGAACACCTGGGCGAAAAATTCATTGCCGGTCGCGTCGGCGATTGCGGCATGAAACGACAGGTCGTTCTGTGGCGTGATGTGGCCGGTTGACACGTCATCGATCAGGCGCTGATGAGCGGCCTCGATCTTGGTCAACTGTGCGGAGGTTCGGCGTTCTGCGGCAAGCCGTGCCGCCGCTGCCTCAAGCGGCATCCGTACCTCGAGGCAGCGCAGAAAGCGCGCCAGATCGGCGGACTTGGTGAATTCCTTGATGCGGTCTACCGGGCGGCGCATGACGAAGGTGCCGCTGCCCTGCCTGGCGCGCAGCAGGCCGTCGGCGCGCAGTCTCAACAGGGCGTCGCGGACGACCGGACGGGACACCCCGAACATTTTGCAGATTTCCTTTTCCGGCGGCAGCCGATCACCTTCGTTGAGCACGCCGGCCACGATCTGGTCAAGGATTTGGCCGTACAACTGGTCGCTCAGCAACTGGCGGCGACCGGGCACCAGGATCAGTCCGGCGCCCGGGTCCAGATCGGCCGCAATGTCGGGTTCCTGCAACGATTGTGGTAATGTCTTCAACCACTTCTCCCGTTTTTCCGGGCGCGTGCTCTGGAGCGCTCAGCGCCGGCATCTTGGCGGGTTCGCGGGGCCAAGTCAAAATTTGTCCTTTAAATTGACATGTTGTCGTCGGGACACTAACAATTTTGTCTGGTGCATTCTTTAGGCCGATGCGCCCGATAAAAATACGCTACCCCAGAAAACATCCGGCCGAAGACGTCTTTGATCCTTTTGGGAGGACTCCAATGAAAAAGTTTGTGAAGGTTGTATTGCTCGCGGCACCTCTGG includes:
- a CDS encoding YaiI/YqxD family protein, which encodes MVEIYIDADACPVKDEVLRVAARHGIRTRMVSDGGIRPSRDPLVEVIIVTRGADAADDWIADRIGSKDICVTNDIPLAARCLEKGAQAIKPTGDPFTEDGIGMALANRELMQTLRETGQVTGGPRPFAKSDRSRFLDRLEVMVQAAKRQ
- a CDS encoding CoA transferase, with the translated sequence MMTDQNEDARAGLPLSGVRVLDIATMGAGPLAATFLADFGADVIKVEHPENGDHIRAFGMKKDGISLYWKTISRNKRAVTLNLKHADGQDLLKELVKSADVVVENFRPGTLEKWNIGYEDLAKVNPSLVMLRTTGFGQTGPYSSLPGFGTLAEAMSGFASITGTPDTPPLLPQLALADGVCGAFGAYGVMVALHARDRDPEKRGQVVDASICESMSRLMESVYLEYDQLGAVRQRHGNRLPDAAPRGAYESAEKGKYVALSGSAQPVAMRLLEVIGGPDLAADLRFATNAGRIENIEELDGLIASWMKQHPRDEAVDILRRHQVAAGPVYDVADLFADPHYKAREALVSIPDPDLGQLTVHNVMPRLSRTDGKVLFTGRDKGADNGDIYGRELGLDAARLDTLRKAGAI
- a CDS encoding CoA transferase encodes the protein MTKGALPLSGVRVLDASHVLAGPFATYQLCLMGADAIRVERIGGDDFVRRHGGSADLRAQGMGGSFSAQNAGKACILMDLKVPGGRDLFLKLAATCDVVMENYRPGVMDRLGVGYDDVKAVKRDIVYCSLTGYGPEGPLSGVPAYDHIVQGMSGLMSMTGTEQSGPQRVGLPITDYIAGLTAALAVSGALHQLRQTGEGQHLYVPMLSSVLAMMGSFAIDVQTDGRERGLMGNTPFSGSPFAGRFDTADGHLVITANTSAQAVRMVAALGLDDLAPLAGSTAPDALNDADRARVAAALDRVFRTRPATEWETILADAAVPAGKVRGLGEILNHPQTAASGCLDDLPLPGLDAPVKVPGLGFTSDAWSRRPLTQPEGEGESTRRVLADLGLTDKEIDDLARAGAVAGPDLPPRNS
- a CDS encoding lipid A deacylase LpxR family protein; this translates as MTGGIYSRVGLSAVLAATLALAVTDDVRAADGDDERPGTFVLQVENDLFGAGTDQYYTQGVQITFVPKDKWEPEWFKDLMGMIPGVDPDGNSTFVVALGQQMFTPEDTTRPNPDPTDRPYAGWLFGSVGAIVEKPDSNLLQNVSLDLGIVGPASLGGYTQRRWHSLIGVGLPRGWGKQLHNEPGVMLSYQARLRQPILGPDHFVELDVTPNAGVALGNVLTQASVGASVRLGQNLGLTYGAPFIRPSLPAAAIVRAKGQFGWNLFAGIEGRAVARNIFLDGNTIGDSRSVDKKNFVLDFQGGIEFTLGYARLSFTQIYRTREFEGQRVPSQFGSISLSAIF
- a CDS encoding LysR family transcriptional regulator gives rise to the protein METRRLEYFVRIVDAGSISRAAQDLGLAQPALSQQLAILEQDVKAQLLHRSRQGVTPTAAGRQFYRQAQIILRQVAEARSLVTAAEESLAGTVSVGFPNSAAAILCLPLIARLNAEHPQIELQITEGYSAVLTDMAEKGQLDMSVLYQETPPPGMAAMGLWIEDLLLVSPPGAALGDRVPLDTVARVPMIVPSPVNSTRIALDKCLGERGLSANVVLQADSLVTLKKAVHQGMGHTILPWPAVAEEVEKGLLAVASFDAAPLHRTVALCTPDAVPPSPARDRVATTIRAIAAEALATSRNLGMRRAA
- a CDS encoding 3-hydroxyacyl-CoA dehydrogenase codes for the protein MTTAVPSPIITLIGAGTIGTAWAVVFAAAGMSVRLYDADAARLPAALDMARARLSDLAAYGLIDGDVDDIMTRITPAAELDAALDGADHVQENAPEDLTLKRDLLARIAEIAPATCTIASSTSFIEPSRLFDHVQGRERCLVLHPGNPPFLIRVVEVVPAPFTTPGAVARCNALLERAAMAPIAVNKEVEGFVFNRLQGALLREAYCLVRDGVTTAADIDRIVRDGMGIRLAVTGPFENADLNAQGGIEAHAKRMGPSYARLGAERGQNDPWTDEMVAMVAAERRAALPLDQKDARAAWRDRAVMTILRARKDVLS
- a CDS encoding CoA ester lyase, whose translation is MPETARRTFLLLPGHEPRKTAKAATLAIDAVIFDMEDGVPPTHKQAARDGIHAALATVDYGRRERMVRINGIDTDLWQEDLDALAGLPINGLYIPKVEDPAQITELRRYLDGTDGPLVRAALFATVETALGLTRVEDIAAAAGLTGLFFGSGDYSLSTGIEISRDSLLYPRSRIAVAAAANGLQAVDVAYFKDVKDGARAREDALDARALGFTGKVVFHPNQIDPVNDVFTPGDGEIAHAEKILAAFEASKGSGRGVFMVDGDFVAVDIALMAEKVLRRAGRLATPITKGNDDD
- a CDS encoding FadR family transcriptional regulator produces the protein MAADLDPGAGLILVPGRRQLLSDQLYGQILDQIVAGVLNEGDRLPPEKEICKMFGVSRPVVRDALLRLRADGLLRARQGSGTFVMRRPVDRIKEFTKSADLARFLRCLEVRMPLEAAAARLAAERRTSAQLTKIEAAHQRLIDDVSTGHITPQNDLSFHAAIADATGNEFFAQVFAPIHNSIVGFMNVSLNLTRTGSRERILQVLNEHTLILEAIQGQEPEAAQVAMQFHIERSRRRVTDRAQDT
- a CDS encoding metallophosphoesterase, producing MTTETLGRRLFTYAVITDTHLNQGEEECNSPFEVNKLANGRMRHVVRDLNTREVDFVLHLGDLLHPVPHIPHLYEQAAQCFKDQVKDLRHKLYVIPGNHDVGDKPVDWCPAGMVRPEFLELWDQHFGPNYQAFDHGKVRFILIDAQIINSGLAAEAEQRAWLEAELAAAEAAGQRVFLNTHYPPYLTYPDEDEHYDNIGEPGRSWFLELLEKHKVEALFAGHVHNFWYHRHGATQCWLLPSTAFVRQDYSEMYRAAPPPEFEAGRNDWNKLGYFIVHVHENGHLCDIVRTYGTSVEPDAPVAAVPDTVTPVHPLMSPVTRFGFDMRQNWLEVIEIPPSGGLDEFDRKRTRNDYALMALMEMGVRRLRIPARDLLDPGHRARLDVLSDLGFLFTLFSFDAPDAELAAAVKGAKGLIDIWEVAQNLADLPDVAAAALPVAEAAGVDLYLSKLRSKDEMERGGEKYFHMINHGFTPDEDDQIARAAAIPGVKGIVFRVAGETPPAEATAAALKAASPHGLKVSLHIRMSIGSPGTAQADEPWVAARVAEALAAAHANADAHVYCDTFSDVDRGYFARQGVVDRLYNPRPAFHVLRHLTGALAAAGGGVWAVKAGAATVTGGSADGAGTLIDLATGQVQPGGADALAKASGPAAWIAGQ